One segment of Agrococcus sp. ProA11 DNA contains the following:
- a CDS encoding response regulator transcription factor → MTRILLVDDQALVRAGFETILTSEPGFDVVGQAKDGAEGVRLAAALTPDVICMDVQMPVMDGLEATLQITQGSAHPAVLMLTTFDREDFLFDALAAGASGFLLKTAEPEHLIDAVHALARGDALLSPAVTRRVIERFAATPPSAPAAGGAEPDASATAPELEQLTDRERETLLLLARGRSNAEIARELFVGEATVKTHVSNVLLKLGIRDRIHAVIWAYEHGVVAPQG, encoded by the coding sequence GTGACGCGGATTCTGCTGGTGGACGATCAGGCGCTCGTGCGCGCCGGATTCGAGACGATCCTGACCAGCGAGCCCGGCTTCGATGTCGTGGGGCAGGCGAAGGATGGCGCGGAGGGCGTGCGGCTGGCAGCGGCGCTCACGCCGGACGTGATCTGCATGGACGTGCAGATGCCGGTCATGGACGGGCTGGAGGCCACGCTGCAGATCACCCAGGGCTCGGCGCACCCGGCCGTGCTCATGCTCACGACCTTCGACCGCGAGGACTTCCTGTTCGACGCGCTCGCGGCCGGCGCGAGCGGATTCCTGCTGAAGACCGCCGAGCCCGAGCATCTGATCGATGCCGTGCATGCCCTCGCCCGCGGCGACGCGCTGCTCTCTCCGGCCGTGACGCGGCGGGTGATCGAGCGCTTCGCGGCGACGCCCCCGTCGGCGCCGGCGGCCGGCGGCGCCGAGCCCGACGCATCCGCCACCGCCCCCGAGCTCGAGCAGCTCACGGACCGCGAGCGCGAGACGCTGCTGCTGCTCGCCCGCGGCCGCTCGAACGCCGAGATCGCACGCGAGCTCTTCGTCGGCGAGGCGACCGTGAAGACCCACGTGTCGAACGTGCTGCTGAAGCTCGGCATCCGCGACCGCATCCACGCGGTCATCTGGGCCTACGAGCACGGCGTGGTC